A stretch of the Aegilops tauschii subsp. strangulata cultivar AL8/78 chromosome 4, Aet v6.0, whole genome shotgun sequence genome encodes the following:
- the LOC109745568 gene encoding uncharacterized protein isoform X3 — MLLARAPPPSPSAFNSPTISVRAFHRRRLAAPGAAATAASKSPSLRVGQKRKQVASVANPLVKHCVKLRDSAAYRRSCRRLVLVGLAPILEICRLGLAAIDCLLLLDGAEVPGELHELSGGNVVYVSATVMKKISGMQSVDSTEAIAVMHMPKHFCDLGDDEGGAGLDASFQSPKRILVLDGIQDPGNLGTLIRMGYFFFRLAVILSMKRLFVQLVEPLCSFQLSLATGVICMIW, encoded by the exons ATGCTACTGGCGCGCgccccgccgccatcgccgtcggCGTTCAACTCCCCGACGATCTCGGTGCGCGCCTTccaccgtcgccgcctcgccgctcCCGGTGCCGCCGCGACGGCCGCGTCCAAGTCGCCTTCTCTCCGGGTCGGGCAAAAGCGCAAGCAGGTGGCGAGCGTGGCGAACCCCCTGGTGAAGCACTGCGTGAAGCTCCGGGACTCCGCCGCCTACCGAAGATCCTGCCGCCGGCTCGTCCTCGTCGGCCTCGCCCCCATCCT GGAGATCTGCAGGCTTGGGCTCGCCGCCATTGATTGCTTGCTCCTCTTGGACGGTGCAGAGGTCCCGGGTGAACTGCATGAGCTCTCTGGTGGCAATGTTGTGTATGTCAGCGCCACTGTGATGAAGAAGATCTCCGGGATGCAGTCAGTTGATTCAACCGAGGCGATTGCTGTCATGCACATGCCCAAGCATTTCTGTGACCTCGGTGATGATGAGGGTGGAGCTGGTCTTGATGCGTCGTTCCAGTCTCCAAAGAGGATCCTAGTCCTTGATGGGATTCAG GATCCGGGTAACCTTGGAACGTTGATAAG GATGGGGTATTTCTTCTTCCGGCTTGCTGTGATCCTTTCAATGAAAAGGCTCTTCGTGCAGCTCGTGGAGCCTCTTTGCAGCTTCCAATTGTCTCTGGCAACTGGTGTGATCTGCATGATTTGGTAA
- the LOC109745568 gene encoding uncharacterized protein isoform X1 has translation MLLARAPPPSPSAFNSPTISVRAFHRRRLAAPGAAATAASKSPSLRVGQKRKQVASVANPLVKHCVKLRDSAAYRRSCRRLVLVGLAPILEICRLGLAAIDCLLLLDGAEVPGELHELSGGNVVYVSATVMKKISGMQSVDSTEAIAVMHMPKHFCDLGDDEGGAGLDASFQSPKRILVLDGIQDPGNLGTLIRSACAFKWDGVFLLPACCDPFNEKALRAARGASLQLPIVSGNWCDLHDLVTRYGMKMLAGHPESSSDGSERTHTLSNELADSLMSESLCLVLGSEGNGLSEETVQACDLVSIPMEGIFESLNVSVAGGIFLFMLQPKQQTYSRILTP, from the exons ATGCTACTGGCGCGCgccccgccgccatcgccgtcggCGTTCAACTCCCCGACGATCTCGGTGCGCGCCTTccaccgtcgccgcctcgccgctcCCGGTGCCGCCGCGACGGCCGCGTCCAAGTCGCCTTCTCTCCGGGTCGGGCAAAAGCGCAAGCAGGTGGCGAGCGTGGCGAACCCCCTGGTGAAGCACTGCGTGAAGCTCCGGGACTCCGCCGCCTACCGAAGATCCTGCCGCCGGCTCGTCCTCGTCGGCCTCGCCCCCATCCT GGAGATCTGCAGGCTTGGGCTCGCCGCCATTGATTGCTTGCTCCTCTTGGACGGTGCAGAGGTCCCGGGTGAACTGCATGAGCTCTCTGGTGGCAATGTTGTGTATGTCAGCGCCACTGTGATGAAGAAGATCTCCGGGATGCAGTCAGTTGATTCAACCGAGGCGATTGCTGTCATGCACATGCCCAAGCATTTCTGTGACCTCGGTGATGATGAGGGTGGAGCTGGTCTTGATGCGTCGTTCCAGTCTCCAAAGAGGATCCTAGTCCTTGATGGGATTCAG GATCCGGGTAACCTTGGAACGTTGATAAGGTCAGCTTGTGCGTTCAAATGG GATGGGGTATTTCTTCTTCCGGCTTGCTGTGATCCTTTCAATGAAAAGGCTCTTCGTGCAGCTCGTGGAGCCTCTTTGCAGCTTCCAATTGTCTCTGGCAACTGGTGTGATCTGCATGATTTGGTAACTAGATATGGCATGAAGATGTTAGCAGGCCATCCAGAAAGTAGCAGTGATGGATCTGAAAGAACCCACACGCTGTCCAATGAGCTTGCAGATTCACTGATGAGTGAGTCACTATGCTTAGTGTTAGGAAGTGAGGGCAATGGCCTCTCTGAAGAGACCGTCCAAGCTTGTGATCTTGTAAGCATTCCTATGGAAGGTATTTTTGAATCTCTGAATGTTTCTGTTGCTGGGGGTATCTTTTTATTTATGTTACAACCCAAACAGCAAACATATAGCAGAATTTTAACTCCTTAA
- the LOC109745568 gene encoding uncharacterized protein isoform X2: MLLARAPPPSPSAFNSPTISVRAFHRRRLAAPGAAATAASKSPSLRVGQKRKQVASVANPLVKHCVKLRDSAAYRRSCRRLVLVGLAPILEICRLGLAAIDCLLLLDGAEVPGELHELSGGNVVYVSATVMKKISGMQSVDSTEAIAVMHMPKHFCDLGDDEGGAGLDASFQSPKRILVLDGIQDGVFLLPACCDPFNEKALRAARGASLQLPIVSGNWCDLHDLVTRYGMKMLAGHPESSSDGSERTHTLSNELADSLMSESLCLVLGSEGNGLSEETVQACDLVSIPMEGIFESLNVSVAGGIFLFMLQPKQQTYSRILTP; the protein is encoded by the exons ATGCTACTGGCGCGCgccccgccgccatcgccgtcggCGTTCAACTCCCCGACGATCTCGGTGCGCGCCTTccaccgtcgccgcctcgccgctcCCGGTGCCGCCGCGACGGCCGCGTCCAAGTCGCCTTCTCTCCGGGTCGGGCAAAAGCGCAAGCAGGTGGCGAGCGTGGCGAACCCCCTGGTGAAGCACTGCGTGAAGCTCCGGGACTCCGCCGCCTACCGAAGATCCTGCCGCCGGCTCGTCCTCGTCGGCCTCGCCCCCATCCT GGAGATCTGCAGGCTTGGGCTCGCCGCCATTGATTGCTTGCTCCTCTTGGACGGTGCAGAGGTCCCGGGTGAACTGCATGAGCTCTCTGGTGGCAATGTTGTGTATGTCAGCGCCACTGTGATGAAGAAGATCTCCGGGATGCAGTCAGTTGATTCAACCGAGGCGATTGCTGTCATGCACATGCCCAAGCATTTCTGTGACCTCGGTGATGATGAGGGTGGAGCTGGTCTTGATGCGTCGTTCCAGTCTCCAAAGAGGATCCTAGTCCTTGATGGGATTCAG GATGGGGTATTTCTTCTTCCGGCTTGCTGTGATCCTTTCAATGAAAAGGCTCTTCGTGCAGCTCGTGGAGCCTCTTTGCAGCTTCCAATTGTCTCTGGCAACTGGTGTGATCTGCATGATTTGGTAACTAGATATGGCATGAAGATGTTAGCAGGCCATCCAGAAAGTAGCAGTGATGGATCTGAAAGAACCCACACGCTGTCCAATGAGCTTGCAGATTCACTGATGAGTGAGTCACTATGCTTAGTGTTAGGAAGTGAGGGCAATGGCCTCTCTGAAGAGACCGTCCAAGCTTGTGATCTTGTAAGCATTCCTATGGAAGGTATTTTTGAATCTCTGAATGTTTCTGTTGCTGGGGGTATCTTTTTATTTATGTTACAACCCAAACAGCAAACATATAGCAGAATTTTAACTCCTTAA